The nucleotide window TGCCACCTTCCCTTGCACCGCGCCCGAGAATGCGCGAGCCGAGCACGACGTCGAACTCTCCGGATGCGGCGAGCGAAGCCATCGGACCGATGAGATTCGGCGAATACTGATAGTCCGGGTGGAGCATGATGACGATGTCGGCGCCGCGCCGCAGCGCTTCGGTGTAGCAGGTCTTCTGATTTCCACCGTATCCGCGATTCTCCGGATGCACGACGTACGGCACACCGAGACGCTCCGCGACCGCGACCGTGTCGTCGCCCGACGCGTCATCCACCAGCAGCAGATCGTCCACTACGCCGGCAGGTATCTCCGAGATGGTCCGCTCGAGCGTGCGTCCGGCATTGTACGCCGGCAGCACGACGACGACCCGCTTCCCGTTGATCACTTCACCACGACACGCTCGGCGGCGACTCCCTTGAAGCGCGTCTTGTCCTGGTCTCCGGCGTACGGCCCCTGCTTGACCTCGATCATCTCCAGCTCCTCGAGAACCTCGAAGCCATGCCCGCCCGTGGCGAGAAGGATGACGTCCCCGCCATGAAGAATCCGGCTCTCAAGGTAATTCTGGCCATTGTCGTAGAAATCAACGCGAAGCTTGCCACGCTTGATGAACAACACTTCCTGCGTGAAGTGGACGTTCCTGCTGACCGGATTGTGAACGTGAGGCTCGATCACTTTCCCGAGGGGATGGTGCATGTAGGCGAGCTGCTGCGACAGGTCGCTTGGAGTGAAGAAATGGATCCCGGGCTCGTCGAAGTCGCGGGAAACGATCACCGCGAGGAGCTGGTCACCGGATTTGAGCGTCTCGATCATAGGAGGAAGAAGATATCAGCTTCCGCACTCAATGCGGTAACGCCGCGGAGTCCTGCCGTCTCCGGCGTTCAGAACGATCACCTCGTCGAATCCCTTTGCGCGGGCCCTGGC belongs to Gemmatimonadaceae bacterium and includes:
- a CDS encoding glycosyltransferase family 2 protein, which codes for MINGKRVVVVLPAYNAGRTLERTISEIPAGVVDDLLLVDDASGDDTVAVAERLGVPYVVHPENRGYGGNQKTCYTEALRRGADIVIMLHPDYQYSPNLIGPMASLAASGEFDVVLGSRILGRGAREGGMPLYKYVANRFLTAVENIFLGIKLSEFHTGYRTFTRQVLETLPLNECSDDFLFDNQILAQAAMFGFSIGEIACPTKYFAEASSINFRRSVVYGVGVLATSVRYRLHRAGFTRDRLFDPDGRKLECPSS